A part of Syngnathus acus chromosome 20, fSynAcu1.2, whole genome shotgun sequence genomic DNA contains:
- the LOC119139611 gene encoding rho GTPase-activating protein 21-like isoform X1 encodes MSHMNVLDCVLSNKWSLVCDLYCAWNGQKDGPDRSETSAAGSLGTEVEPFSWPGPKTLCLRRTSQGFGFTLRHFIVYPPESAVHNSFKDEDNGSRGRRRSRLEPMDTIFVKQVKDGGPAHGAGLCTGDRIVKVNGQSIIGKTYSQVIALIQNSDASLELCVMPKDEDILQLFSRDITALAYSQDAYLKGNAAYSGNAHNIPQPPPICYPRVEIKVTEASDGGDASHRKENYHRVEMPPQTTTVCVCHDKSPVCLARAGPDLRPEENPRRASTEASTSPLASSPPLASSPPLASSPPLASSPPLATSPLQRPAEAPVRRPSHPDSPSSLTAASPGKLSGDADRRTPSATPASSPSPHQNIDWRTYTTYKDYIDAKRLHTYGCRTIQERLDSLRATADPGSGSAYTQQRSSSACRPRGSSASQVRWRSASTERGPNGGTHATPLRSASQERLGRLEASGNWPRSASQDALPFCGEARVLDRLGQKAAVQRGSFATERTALEDRLLLCQGEEARASRQGAAQRALAGRDANGLSNSSLADRMSGKPPLRTDGNLLRLKPVQNAMVEPLATTKTTDSLKDQRTGISGNHAGYPSPLHRELRTRADSLKMESGWEATLVARSSSCSGPSCQAATQRLTQSGTVLSADINGAAGQKPKASVRTNGTQGRDATAVILRKEKNCGASRPHPPSRLFAVCDERGAKPPPLLKAASVDAVACWTDGGCRRPGAGRLKGGSQNLNDSLDSIPFIDEPSSPSLDLDTINIPASAVISATPIKATSPLMRRHMSHDHDSLRLAAIESDSGGKTERSLSYDEGLDNYREDGAGRSLITGLKGLKKAMDRSSQDSGSRRDSSSDVFCDATREGLLYFKQLNNDKGKRVSGGGGARSWKQMYAVLRGHHLCLYKDKKDRRAHGEWRAGDELPPISVRACLVDISYSDTKRKNVLRLTTSDCEYLFQAEDREDMLAWIQVIQESGDLDEENAAFTSHDLISQKIREYNTLMSPTGSKPEPSPRSSRQSLSIRHTLLGGKGGDSKTPSPHSPKPEQEKNVMHKDDTSPPRDKATWRKGIPGLMRKPFERKPSPGVTFGVRLEDCPPARNNKFVPLIVEVCCELVEERGLEYTGIYRVPGNNAAISSMQEELNNKGMSDVHLQDHKWRDLNVISSLLKSFFRKLPEPLFTNDSYADFIEANRIEEPVERLKVIKRLLRQLPDHHYETLKFLSAHLKTVADNSEKNKMEPRNLAIVFGPTLVRTTEDNMTNMVTHMPDQYKIVETLIQNYDWFFTEGGHAEPVVRVLQGENAVESQPLPNIDHLLTNIGRTGTSQGEVSDSPTSDSAKSKGSWGSGKEQCGRELLVSSIFAAASRKRKKSKEKVQPSSSDDDPDGVFTKKELPGQKGDPEENALSSAKAKAGARKDQQNGRSAEPTPKAKRDPSPDVGGRGVPQGTASSDPPSSYLGTLDSAASSEPKAPTAGASVEVDVSSITSDYSTTSSVTFLTGAESLALSPELQGGEEADDERSELVSEGRPMETDSESDFPLFVLSAASQSTPCPEKNGEGGRTKMEGRRLFPTQKMMECDTLSRRRSLRSKTDSKTDSESSAGGEARAEASSRLARVLEVMKKGRSTGSLSSSSRSESERSESDAWHLKITERLKFRLRSSSDDICQPKSRAPDVRRKNIRRRHTMGGQRDFAELVHDWREQGGADRTADLSLPDRLKPRRASQDFSIHDWLGGDRGRKGQNGPPPNTEVVPDAAPENAVATNGKSGDDAHPYKLSEAQVVCSRFYQYL; translated from the exons ATGTCGCATATGAATGTTCTGGACTGCGTGCTCAGCAACAAGTGGAGTCTGGTCTGCGATCTCTACTGTGCCTGGAACGGTCAG aagGATGGGCCCGACCGGAGCGAGACCTCGGCTGCGGGCTCTCTCGGGACGGAGGTGGAGCCGTTCTCCTGGCCCGGGCCCAAGACGCTGTGTCTGCGCCGCACCTCGCAAGGCTTCGGCTTCACTCTGCGCCACTTCATCGTCTACCCGCCCGAGTCGGCCGTGCACAACTCCTTCAAG GATGAAGACAACGGCAGCCGAG GGAGGCGGCGAAGTCGCCTAGAGCCCATGGACACCATTTTCGTCAAGCAAGTGAAGGACGGCGGCCCCGCGCACGGAGCCGGGCTCTGCACAG GCGATCGCATCGTGAAGGTGAATGGCCAGAGCATCATCGGCAAGACGTACTCGCAGGTCATCGCCCTGATCCAGAACAG CGATGCATCGCTGGAGCTCTGTGTGATGCCAAAGGACGAGGACATTCTGCAGCTG TTTTCCAGGGACATCACCGCTCTG GCGTATTCTCAGGACGCGTACCTGAAAGGAAACGCGGCGTACAGCGGCAATGCCCACAACATCCCCCAACCGCCCCCCATATGCTACCCTCGGGTCGAGATCAAGGTGACGGAGGCGAGTGACGGAGGTGACGCCTCGCACCGAAAGGAGAACTACCACCGAGTGGAAATGCCGCCGCAGACGACGACGGTCTGCGTTTGTCATGACAAGTCGCCCGTGTGCCTGGCTCGGGCAGGCCCCGACCTCAGGCCTGAGGAGAACCCACGCCGTGCTTCCACTGAGGCGTCTACTTCGCCTCTGGCGTCTTCTCCGCCTCTGGCGTCTTCTCCGCCTCTGGCGTCTTCTCCGCCTCTGGCGTCTTCTCCACCTCTGGCGACTTCGCCACTGCAGCGTCCCGCGGAGGCCCCCGTGCGCCGCCCGAGCCATCCCGACAGCCCGAGCTCCCTCACCGCTGCCTCGCCGGGCAAGCTATCAGGCGACGCCGACCGTCGCACCCCCTCTGCAACGCCCGCGTCCTCGCCCTCCCCTCACCAGAACATTGACTGGAGGACGTACACCACCTACAAGGACTACATTGACGCCAAGAGGCTCCACACATACGGCTGCCGCACCATCCAGGAGCGTTTGGACAGTTTGCGTGCCACCGCCGACCCGGGCTCCGGCTCCGCCTACACTCAGCAGCGCTCATCATCTGCGTGTCGTCCAAGAGGCTCGAGCGCCTCTCAGGTCCGGTGGAGGAGCGCATCGACGGAGCGAGGGCCCAACGGCGGGACCCACGCCACTCCGTTGCGAAGCGCTTCTCAGGAAAGGCTCGGCCGGTTAGAGGCGAGCGGGAATTGGCCTCGGAGCGCTTCTCAAGACGCGCTGCCATTCTGCGGTGAAGCTCGCGTGCTCGACCGGCTGGGCCAGAAGGCCGCCGTGCAAAGGGGCTCCTTCGCCACGGAGCGGACGGCTTTGGAGGACCGTCTTCTGCTTTGCCAAGGGGAGGAAGCCAGAGCCAGCAGGCAGGGGGCGGCCCAAAGAGCTCTCGCCGGGCGCGACGCAAATGGATTGTCAAACTCCTCTTTGGCGGATCGAATGTCTGGCAAACCTCCGTTAAGGACAGACGGCAACCTTTTGAGGTTAAAACCTGTTCAAAATGCCATGGTGGAGCCCTTAGCCACCACCAAAACCACAGACTCGCTCAAAGACCAAAGAACTGGTATCAGCGGAAACCATGCGGGCTACCCATCACCCCTGCACCGGGAGCTCCGGACTCGGGCCGACAGTCTGAAGATGGAGAGCGGGTGGGAAGCCACTTTGGTAGCGAGGTCTTCATCTTGCTCGGGTCCCTCGTGTCAAGCGGCCACGCAGCGGCTGACGCAAAGTGGCACCGTCCTGTCTGCCGACATAAACGGAGCCGCGGGTCAAAAGCCAAAGGCTTCGGTGCGGACTAACGGCACGCAAGGACGCGACGCAACGGCGGTCATCCTGAGGAAGGAGAAAAACTGTGGAGCTTCTCGGCCGCACCCTCCGTCCCGCCTCTTTGCTGTTTGTGATGAGCGAGGCGCCAAGCCGCCGCCGTTACTGAAGGCCGCCTCTGTCGACGCGGTGGCGTGTTGGACCGACGGCGGCTGCAGGAGGCCAGGGGCCGGCCGACTCAAGGGTGGCTCCCAAAACCTGAACGACTCCCTGGACTCCATCCCCTTTATAG ATGAGCCGTCCAGCCCCAGCTTGGATCTGGACACAATCAACATTCCGGCCTCAGCTGTCATCTCGGCGACGCCCATCAAGGCCACGTCACCCCTCATGCGCCGTCACATGTCACACGACCACG ATTCCCTCCGGCTCGCCGCCATCGAGTCAGACTCCGGCGGTAAAACGGAGCGCTCGTTGTCGTACGACGAAGGCTTGGATAACTACCGGGAAGATGGCGCAGG GAGATCCTTGATAACCGGGCTCAAAGGCCTCAAAAAG GCGATGGACAGGTCGTCGCAAGATTCCGGATCCAGGAGGGATTCGTCATCGGACGTCTTCTGCGACGCCACCCGGGAGGGTCTGCTGTATTTCAAGCAGCTGAATAACGACAAGGGCAAG CGTGtgagcggcggcggtggcgcaCGCTCCTGGAAGCAGATGTACGCCGTGCTGCGGGGTCACCATCTGTGCCTGTACAAGGACAAGAAGGACAGACGGGCACACGGCGAGTGGCGCGCGGGCGACGAGCTGCCGCCCATCAGCGTGCGGGCCTGCCTCGTCGACATCTCCTACAGCGACACCAAGCGCAAGAACGTGCTGCGCCTCACCACATCCGACTGCGAGTACCTCTTCCAGGCCGAGGACCGTGAGGACATGCTGGCCTGGATCCAAGTCATCCAGGAGAGCGGCGACCTGGACGAGGAG aACGCAGCCTTCACCAGCCATGACCTCATCAGCCAGAAGATCCGGGAGTACAACACCTTGATGAG CCCAACGGGCAGCAAGCCGGAGCCGTCGCCCCGGTCGTCTCGGCAGTCGCTGAGCATCCGCCACACCCTGCTGGGGGGCAAAGGAGGAGACAGCAAAACTCCCTCTCCGCATTCACCCAAGCCCGAGCAGGAGAAGAACGTGATGCACAAAG ATGACACCAGCCCCCCCAGAGACAAAGCCACGTGGCGGAAGGGTATCCCGGGCCTGATGAGGAAACCTTTTGAGAGGAAACCATCTCCCGGCGTGACGTTCGGAGTGAGACTGGAAGACTGTCCGCCTGCGCGCAACAACAAG TTTGTGCCGCTGATCGTGGAGGTGTGCTGCGAGCTGGTGGAGGAGCGAGGCCTGGAGTACACGGGCATCTACAGAGTGCCCGGCAACAACGCAGCCATCTCCAGCATGCAGGAGGAGCTCAACAACAAGGGCATGAGCGACGTCCATCTCCAGGACCAT AAATGGCGCGATCTCAACGTGATCAGCAGCTTGCTCAAGTCGTTCTTCCGGAAGCTGCCCGAGCCTCTCTTCACCAACG ACAGCTACGCTGACTTTATTGAGGCCAACAGAATAGAAGAACCCGTGGAGAGGCTCAAAGTGATCAAGAGGCTG CTTCGCCAGCTGCCCGATCATCACTACGAAACCCTCAAGTTCCTCTCGGCTCACCTGAAAACGGTGGCGGACAACTCGGAGAAGAACAAG ATGGAACCCAGGAACCTGGCCATCGTGTTCGGTCCCACCCTGGTGCGGACCACCGAGGACAACATGACCAACATGGTGACGCACATGCCCGACCAGTACAAAATAGTCGAGACTCTCATTCAGAAT TACGACTGGTTCTTCACCGAAGGAGGCCACGCAGAGCCCGTGGTG AGGGTTTTGCAGGGGGAGAACGCGGTGGAGTCACAGCCGCTCCCCAACATCGACCACCTGCTCACCAACATCGGTCGCACGGGCACGTCGCAGGGCGAAGTATCGG ATTCTCCCACCAGTGACTCGGCCAAGTCCAAG GGTTCCTGGGGCTCGGGGAAGGAGCAGTGTGGCCGAGAGCTCCTGGTCTCCTCCATCTTTGCCGCAGCCAGtcgcaaaagaaaaaagtccaaGGAGAAAGTGCAGCCCAGCAGCTCTGATGATGACCCGGATGGCGTTTTCACCAAGAAGGAACTTCCGGGGCAGAAGGGGGACCCGGAGGAGAACGCCCTCAGCAGCGCCAAGGCCAAAGCGGGCGCTAGGAAGGATCAACAGAACGGTAGAAGCGCCGAGCCCACGCCCAAAGCCAAGAGGGATCCCTCCCCGGACGTCGGTGGTCGAGGTGTCCCTCAGGGAACAGCCTCCTCCGACCCTCCGTCATCGTACCTCGGCACCCTCGACTCCGCCGCGTCGTCCGAGCCAAAAGCGCCGACCGCCGGAGCCTCTGTTGAGGTGGACGTGAGCTCCATCACCTCGGACTACTCCACCACGTCGTCCGTCACCTTCCTGACCGGCGCCGAGTCCCTGGCGTTGAGCCCCGAGCTGCAGGGCGGCGAGGAGGCGGACGACGAACGCAGCGAGCTGGTCAGCGAGGGCCGGCCCATGGAGACGGACAGCGAGAGCGACTTCCCACTCTTTGTGTTGAGCGCCGCCAGCCAGTCCACGCCCTGCCCCGAGAAGAACGGCGAGGGGGGCAGAACCAAGATGGAGGGGCGGCGGCTCTTCCCCACTCAGAAGATGATGGAGTGCGACACGCTGTCTCGTCGCCGGTCGCTACGGAGCAAGACGGACAGCAAGACGGACAGCGAGTCATCGGCGGGCGGCGAAGCTCGGGCAGAGGCCTCCTCGCGCCTGGCGCGGGTCCTGGAGGTGATGAAGAAGGGGCGGTCCACCGGCAGCCTCAGCTCGTCGTCCCGCAGCGAGTCGGAGCGCTCCGAGTCCGACGCGTGGCACCTCAAGATCACCGAGCGCCTCAAGTTCCGGCTGCGCTCCTCCTCAGACGACATATGCCAACCCAAGAGCCGCGCCCCCGACGTCAGACGAAAGAACATCCGTCGGCGCCACACCATGGGCGGCCAAAGGGACTTTGCCGAGCTCGTCCACGACTGGCGAGAGCAAGGCGGCGCCGACCGGACGGCTGACCTGTCGCTGCCGGACCGCCTGAAACCCAGACGGGCCTCGCAGGACTTCAGCATCCACGACTGGCTCGGCGGGGATCGTGGCCGAAAGGGCCAAAATGGGCCGCCGCCGAACACTGAGGTGGTGCCCGATGCTGCCCCCGAAAACGCGGTGGCCACCAACGGCAAAAGCGGCGACGACGCACACCCTTACAAACTGTCGGAGGCGCAGGTGGTGTGCTCGCGCTTCTACCAGTACCTTTGA
- the LOC119139611 gene encoding rho GTPase-activating protein 21-like isoform X2 → MSHMNVLDCVLSNKWSLVCDLYCAWNGQKDGPDRSETSAAGSLGTEVEPFSWPGPKTLCLRRTSQGFGFTLRHFIVYPPESAVHNSFKDEDNGSRGRRRSRLEPMDTIFVKQVKDGGPAHGAGLCTGDRIVKVNGQSIIGKTYSQVIALIQNSDASLELCVMPKDEDILQLAYSQDAYLKGNAAYSGNAHNIPQPPPICYPRVEIKVTEASDGGDASHRKENYHRVEMPPQTTTVCVCHDKSPVCLARAGPDLRPEENPRRASTEASTSPLASSPPLASSPPLASSPPLASSPPLATSPLQRPAEAPVRRPSHPDSPSSLTAASPGKLSGDADRRTPSATPASSPSPHQNIDWRTYTTYKDYIDAKRLHTYGCRTIQERLDSLRATADPGSGSAYTQQRSSSACRPRGSSASQVRWRSASTERGPNGGTHATPLRSASQERLGRLEASGNWPRSASQDALPFCGEARVLDRLGQKAAVQRGSFATERTALEDRLLLCQGEEARASRQGAAQRALAGRDANGLSNSSLADRMSGKPPLRTDGNLLRLKPVQNAMVEPLATTKTTDSLKDQRTGISGNHAGYPSPLHRELRTRADSLKMESGWEATLVARSSSCSGPSCQAATQRLTQSGTVLSADINGAAGQKPKASVRTNGTQGRDATAVILRKEKNCGASRPHPPSRLFAVCDERGAKPPPLLKAASVDAVACWTDGGCRRPGAGRLKGGSQNLNDSLDSIPFIDEPSSPSLDLDTINIPASAVISATPIKATSPLMRRHMSHDHDSLRLAAIESDSGGKTERSLSYDEGLDNYREDGAGRSLITGLKGLKKAMDRSSQDSGSRRDSSSDVFCDATREGLLYFKQLNNDKGKRVSGGGGARSWKQMYAVLRGHHLCLYKDKKDRRAHGEWRAGDELPPISVRACLVDISYSDTKRKNVLRLTTSDCEYLFQAEDREDMLAWIQVIQESGDLDEENAAFTSHDLISQKIREYNTLMSPTGSKPEPSPRSSRQSLSIRHTLLGGKGGDSKTPSPHSPKPEQEKNVMHKDDTSPPRDKATWRKGIPGLMRKPFERKPSPGVTFGVRLEDCPPARNNKFVPLIVEVCCELVEERGLEYTGIYRVPGNNAAISSMQEELNNKGMSDVHLQDHKWRDLNVISSLLKSFFRKLPEPLFTNDSYADFIEANRIEEPVERLKVIKRLLRQLPDHHYETLKFLSAHLKTVADNSEKNKMEPRNLAIVFGPTLVRTTEDNMTNMVTHMPDQYKIVETLIQNYDWFFTEGGHAEPVVRVLQGENAVESQPLPNIDHLLTNIGRTGTSQGEVSDSPTSDSAKSKGSWGSGKEQCGRELLVSSIFAAASRKRKKSKEKVQPSSSDDDPDGVFTKKELPGQKGDPEENALSSAKAKAGARKDQQNGRSAEPTPKAKRDPSPDVGGRGVPQGTASSDPPSSYLGTLDSAASSEPKAPTAGASVEVDVSSITSDYSTTSSVTFLTGAESLALSPELQGGEEADDERSELVSEGRPMETDSESDFPLFVLSAASQSTPCPEKNGEGGRTKMEGRRLFPTQKMMECDTLSRRRSLRSKTDSKTDSESSAGGEARAEASSRLARVLEVMKKGRSTGSLSSSSRSESERSESDAWHLKITERLKFRLRSSSDDICQPKSRAPDVRRKNIRRRHTMGGQRDFAELVHDWREQGGADRTADLSLPDRLKPRRASQDFSIHDWLGGDRGRKGQNGPPPNTEVVPDAAPENAVATNGKSGDDAHPYKLSEAQVVCSRFYQYL, encoded by the exons ATGTCGCATATGAATGTTCTGGACTGCGTGCTCAGCAACAAGTGGAGTCTGGTCTGCGATCTCTACTGTGCCTGGAACGGTCAG aagGATGGGCCCGACCGGAGCGAGACCTCGGCTGCGGGCTCTCTCGGGACGGAGGTGGAGCCGTTCTCCTGGCCCGGGCCCAAGACGCTGTGTCTGCGCCGCACCTCGCAAGGCTTCGGCTTCACTCTGCGCCACTTCATCGTCTACCCGCCCGAGTCGGCCGTGCACAACTCCTTCAAG GATGAAGACAACGGCAGCCGAG GGAGGCGGCGAAGTCGCCTAGAGCCCATGGACACCATTTTCGTCAAGCAAGTGAAGGACGGCGGCCCCGCGCACGGAGCCGGGCTCTGCACAG GCGATCGCATCGTGAAGGTGAATGGCCAGAGCATCATCGGCAAGACGTACTCGCAGGTCATCGCCCTGATCCAGAACAG CGATGCATCGCTGGAGCTCTGTGTGATGCCAAAGGACGAGGACATTCTGCAGCTG GCGTATTCTCAGGACGCGTACCTGAAAGGAAACGCGGCGTACAGCGGCAATGCCCACAACATCCCCCAACCGCCCCCCATATGCTACCCTCGGGTCGAGATCAAGGTGACGGAGGCGAGTGACGGAGGTGACGCCTCGCACCGAAAGGAGAACTACCACCGAGTGGAAATGCCGCCGCAGACGACGACGGTCTGCGTTTGTCATGACAAGTCGCCCGTGTGCCTGGCTCGGGCAGGCCCCGACCTCAGGCCTGAGGAGAACCCACGCCGTGCTTCCACTGAGGCGTCTACTTCGCCTCTGGCGTCTTCTCCGCCTCTGGCGTCTTCTCCGCCTCTGGCGTCTTCTCCGCCTCTGGCGTCTTCTCCACCTCTGGCGACTTCGCCACTGCAGCGTCCCGCGGAGGCCCCCGTGCGCCGCCCGAGCCATCCCGACAGCCCGAGCTCCCTCACCGCTGCCTCGCCGGGCAAGCTATCAGGCGACGCCGACCGTCGCACCCCCTCTGCAACGCCCGCGTCCTCGCCCTCCCCTCACCAGAACATTGACTGGAGGACGTACACCACCTACAAGGACTACATTGACGCCAAGAGGCTCCACACATACGGCTGCCGCACCATCCAGGAGCGTTTGGACAGTTTGCGTGCCACCGCCGACCCGGGCTCCGGCTCCGCCTACACTCAGCAGCGCTCATCATCTGCGTGTCGTCCAAGAGGCTCGAGCGCCTCTCAGGTCCGGTGGAGGAGCGCATCGACGGAGCGAGGGCCCAACGGCGGGACCCACGCCACTCCGTTGCGAAGCGCTTCTCAGGAAAGGCTCGGCCGGTTAGAGGCGAGCGGGAATTGGCCTCGGAGCGCTTCTCAAGACGCGCTGCCATTCTGCGGTGAAGCTCGCGTGCTCGACCGGCTGGGCCAGAAGGCCGCCGTGCAAAGGGGCTCCTTCGCCACGGAGCGGACGGCTTTGGAGGACCGTCTTCTGCTTTGCCAAGGGGAGGAAGCCAGAGCCAGCAGGCAGGGGGCGGCCCAAAGAGCTCTCGCCGGGCGCGACGCAAATGGATTGTCAAACTCCTCTTTGGCGGATCGAATGTCTGGCAAACCTCCGTTAAGGACAGACGGCAACCTTTTGAGGTTAAAACCTGTTCAAAATGCCATGGTGGAGCCCTTAGCCACCACCAAAACCACAGACTCGCTCAAAGACCAAAGAACTGGTATCAGCGGAAACCATGCGGGCTACCCATCACCCCTGCACCGGGAGCTCCGGACTCGGGCCGACAGTCTGAAGATGGAGAGCGGGTGGGAAGCCACTTTGGTAGCGAGGTCTTCATCTTGCTCGGGTCCCTCGTGTCAAGCGGCCACGCAGCGGCTGACGCAAAGTGGCACCGTCCTGTCTGCCGACATAAACGGAGCCGCGGGTCAAAAGCCAAAGGCTTCGGTGCGGACTAACGGCACGCAAGGACGCGACGCAACGGCGGTCATCCTGAGGAAGGAGAAAAACTGTGGAGCTTCTCGGCCGCACCCTCCGTCCCGCCTCTTTGCTGTTTGTGATGAGCGAGGCGCCAAGCCGCCGCCGTTACTGAAGGCCGCCTCTGTCGACGCGGTGGCGTGTTGGACCGACGGCGGCTGCAGGAGGCCAGGGGCCGGCCGACTCAAGGGTGGCTCCCAAAACCTGAACGACTCCCTGGACTCCATCCCCTTTATAG ATGAGCCGTCCAGCCCCAGCTTGGATCTGGACACAATCAACATTCCGGCCTCAGCTGTCATCTCGGCGACGCCCATCAAGGCCACGTCACCCCTCATGCGCCGTCACATGTCACACGACCACG ATTCCCTCCGGCTCGCCGCCATCGAGTCAGACTCCGGCGGTAAAACGGAGCGCTCGTTGTCGTACGACGAAGGCTTGGATAACTACCGGGAAGATGGCGCAGG GAGATCCTTGATAACCGGGCTCAAAGGCCTCAAAAAG GCGATGGACAGGTCGTCGCAAGATTCCGGATCCAGGAGGGATTCGTCATCGGACGTCTTCTGCGACGCCACCCGGGAGGGTCTGCTGTATTTCAAGCAGCTGAATAACGACAAGGGCAAG CGTGtgagcggcggcggtggcgcaCGCTCCTGGAAGCAGATGTACGCCGTGCTGCGGGGTCACCATCTGTGCCTGTACAAGGACAAGAAGGACAGACGGGCACACGGCGAGTGGCGCGCGGGCGACGAGCTGCCGCCCATCAGCGTGCGGGCCTGCCTCGTCGACATCTCCTACAGCGACACCAAGCGCAAGAACGTGCTGCGCCTCACCACATCCGACTGCGAGTACCTCTTCCAGGCCGAGGACCGTGAGGACATGCTGGCCTGGATCCAAGTCATCCAGGAGAGCGGCGACCTGGACGAGGAG aACGCAGCCTTCACCAGCCATGACCTCATCAGCCAGAAGATCCGGGAGTACAACACCTTGATGAG CCCAACGGGCAGCAAGCCGGAGCCGTCGCCCCGGTCGTCTCGGCAGTCGCTGAGCATCCGCCACACCCTGCTGGGGGGCAAAGGAGGAGACAGCAAAACTCCCTCTCCGCATTCACCCAAGCCCGAGCAGGAGAAGAACGTGATGCACAAAG ATGACACCAGCCCCCCCAGAGACAAAGCCACGTGGCGGAAGGGTATCCCGGGCCTGATGAGGAAACCTTTTGAGAGGAAACCATCTCCCGGCGTGACGTTCGGAGTGAGACTGGAAGACTGTCCGCCTGCGCGCAACAACAAG TTTGTGCCGCTGATCGTGGAGGTGTGCTGCGAGCTGGTGGAGGAGCGAGGCCTGGAGTACACGGGCATCTACAGAGTGCCCGGCAACAACGCAGCCATCTCCAGCATGCAGGAGGAGCTCAACAACAAGGGCATGAGCGACGTCCATCTCCAGGACCAT AAATGGCGCGATCTCAACGTGATCAGCAGCTTGCTCAAGTCGTTCTTCCGGAAGCTGCCCGAGCCTCTCTTCACCAACG ACAGCTACGCTGACTTTATTGAGGCCAACAGAATAGAAGAACCCGTGGAGAGGCTCAAAGTGATCAAGAGGCTG CTTCGCCAGCTGCCCGATCATCACTACGAAACCCTCAAGTTCCTCTCGGCTCACCTGAAAACGGTGGCGGACAACTCGGAGAAGAACAAG ATGGAACCCAGGAACCTGGCCATCGTGTTCGGTCCCACCCTGGTGCGGACCACCGAGGACAACATGACCAACATGGTGACGCACATGCCCGACCAGTACAAAATAGTCGAGACTCTCATTCAGAAT TACGACTGGTTCTTCACCGAAGGAGGCCACGCAGAGCCCGTGGTG AGGGTTTTGCAGGGGGAGAACGCGGTGGAGTCACAGCCGCTCCCCAACATCGACCACCTGCTCACCAACATCGGTCGCACGGGCACGTCGCAGGGCGAAGTATCGG ATTCTCCCACCAGTGACTCGGCCAAGTCCAAG GGTTCCTGGGGCTCGGGGAAGGAGCAGTGTGGCCGAGAGCTCCTGGTCTCCTCCATCTTTGCCGCAGCCAGtcgcaaaagaaaaaagtccaaGGAGAAAGTGCAGCCCAGCAGCTCTGATGATGACCCGGATGGCGTTTTCACCAAGAAGGAACTTCCGGGGCAGAAGGGGGACCCGGAGGAGAACGCCCTCAGCAGCGCCAAGGCCAAAGCGGGCGCTAGGAAGGATCAACAGAACGGTAGAAGCGCCGAGCCCACGCCCAAAGCCAAGAGGGATCCCTCCCCGGACGTCGGTGGTCGAGGTGTCCCTCAGGGAACAGCCTCCTCCGACCCTCCGTCATCGTACCTCGGCACCCTCGACTCCGCCGCGTCGTCCGAGCCAAAAGCGCCGACCGCCGGAGCCTCTGTTGAGGTGGACGTGAGCTCCATCACCTCGGACTACTCCACCACGTCGTCCGTCACCTTCCTGACCGGCGCCGAGTCCCTGGCGTTGAGCCCCGAGCTGCAGGGCGGCGAGGAGGCGGACGACGAACGCAGCGAGCTGGTCAGCGAGGGCCGGCCCATGGAGACGGACAGCGAGAGCGACTTCCCACTCTTTGTGTTGAGCGCCGCCAGCCAGTCCACGCCCTGCCCCGAGAAGAACGGCGAGGGGGGCAGAACCAAGATGGAGGGGCGGCGGCTCTTCCCCACTCAGAAGATGATGGAGTGCGACACGCTGTCTCGTCGCCGGTCGCTACGGAGCAAGACGGACAGCAAGACGGACAGCGAGTCATCGGCGGGCGGCGAAGCTCGGGCAGAGGCCTCCTCGCGCCTGGCGCGGGTCCTGGAGGTGATGAAGAAGGGGCGGTCCACCGGCAGCCTCAGCTCGTCGTCCCGCAGCGAGTCGGAGCGCTCCGAGTCCGACGCGTGGCACCTCAAGATCACCGAGCGCCTCAAGTTCCGGCTGCGCTCCTCCTCAGACGACATATGCCAACCCAAGAGCCGCGCCCCCGACGTCAGACGAAAGAACATCCGTCGGCGCCACACCATGGGCGGCCAAAGGGACTTTGCCGAGCTCGTCCACGACTGGCGAGAGCAAGGCGGCGCCGACCGGACGGCTGACCTGTCGCTGCCGGACCGCCTGAAACCCAGACGGGCCTCGCAGGACTTCAGCATCCACGACTGGCTCGGCGGGGATCGTGGCCGAAAGGGCCAAAATGGGCCGCCGCCGAACACTGAGGTGGTGCCCGATGCTGCCCCCGAAAACGCGGTGGCCACCAACGGCAAAAGCGGCGACGACGCACACCCTTACAAACTGTCGGAGGCGCAGGTGGTGTGCTCGCGCTTCTACCAGTACCTTTGA